Proteins encoded within one genomic window of Halocatena marina:
- a CDS encoding DUF4396 domain-containing protein — MLPQHAFTNIVQRSVAPKWLIDIGLQLEQAFAPVRELLKPVLSSPAVFGLWILLVISSTVVLWWDIRKRNQALPSMMKFVWTLTVLYSGPLGLAIYWYTGRTQISRDSFWRRGSRSTSHCYSGCGAGEIIGITLAQGIFVVSTLWVVLITFGFAYLFGYALNVGPLMQEGESFVEAATDAVLSETPSITVMEIAAIGTDLLLAGTAGMGSALFWMSLAFSLSVGFIAAYPVNAGLITLGVKEGMMNPREMG, encoded by the coding sequence ATGCTCCCGCAACACGCATTTACGAACATAGTCCAACGTTCAGTAGCACCGAAATGGTTGATCGATATCGGTCTACAACTCGAACAGGCCTTCGCACCAGTCAGGGAGCTTCTCAAACCAGTTCTGTCGAGTCCGGCTGTGTTCGGACTCTGGATACTGCTTGTAATCTCATCGACAGTCGTTCTCTGGTGGGATATTAGGAAACGCAATCAAGCACTCCCATCGATGATGAAATTCGTCTGGACGCTGACCGTGCTGTACTCTGGACCGCTCGGACTCGCAATCTACTGGTATACTGGCCGAACACAGATCAGTCGTGATTCGTTCTGGCGGCGTGGTTCGCGTTCGACTAGTCACTGTTATTCGGGGTGTGGCGCGGGCGAGATCATTGGTATTACCCTCGCACAGGGTATCTTCGTGGTTAGTACGCTCTGGGTAGTGCTGATCACCTTTGGCTTTGCGTATCTCTTTGGTTATGCGCTCAACGTGGGCCCGCTCATGCAAGAAGGTGAGAGCTTCGTTGAAGCTGCTACCGATGCAGTCCTTAGCGAAACTCCGAGTATCACGGTCATGGAGATTGCGGCGATCGGTACGGACCTATTGTTGGCAGGAACTGCCGGGATGGGAAGCGCACTGTTCTGGATGTCGCTTGCATTCTCCCTGTCTGTCGGGTTCATCGCTGCCTATCCGGTCAACGCGGGTCTGATCACGTTGGGCGTTAAAGAAGGCATGATGAACCCACGAGAAATGGGTTGA
- a CDS encoding heavy metal translocating P-type ATPase, with the protein MSQRRTQLEIQGMSCANCSQTITRALQALDGVSEANINAATDEGTIEYDPEKTSLTEIYATIEDAGYSAQRTSTSIGIIDMTCSNCAETNEAALKNVSGVLSAEVNYATDEATVAYNPASVTHQQLYDAIENAGYSPIRDADGSKRRDAARNKEIRRQRRLTLFGAALSLPLIAFLVERFLLGGGILPETVLGVEFGWVEFLLATPIQVVLGWSFYTNSYNALVKNRTANMDVLIALGSSTAYLYSVAVLLGLIAGSLYFDTAALILVFITLGNYLEARAKGQAGKALQQLLEMEADTATIISEDGSEQEIPLDAVEVGDHMKIRPGGKIPTDGIVVDGQSAVDESMITGESVPVEKSEGDDVVGSTINENGLLVVRATKVGADTALQQIVQTVKAAQSRQPDIQNLADRISAYFVPIVIVNALLWGGVWYAFPATLASIVSALPLWGLVAGGPVAAGGTVSVFEFALVVFASAVLIACPCALGLATPAATMVGTSIGAQNGVLFKGGDILERAKDIDTVVFDKTGTLTEGEMKLTDVVAFDPTRDGETPVTDGGAQMFKEPVNFEDRVIRVAASAESGSEHPLAQAIVEGANERGLDIESPNNFENVPGHGVRAALSAGQALVGNRKLMRENDVDPSPVEEDLERLESEGKTAMLVALNGELIGIVANADTVKESAEEAVTALIERGIEIRMITGDNERTARAVAEEVGIDPENVRASVLPEEKATVVDEIQSQEKRAMMVGDGVNDAPALATAFVGTAIGSGTDVAIETADITLMRDDPLDVVKAIRISDGTLQKITQNLFWALGYNTAMIPLASLGLLQPVLAAGAMAFSSVSVLANSLLFRRYSPEHDYELLGRLR; encoded by the coding sequence ATGAGTCAACGGAGGACACAGCTGGAGATCCAGGGGATGAGCTGTGCCAATTGTTCACAGACAATAACGCGAGCCCTACAAGCTCTCGACGGCGTAAGCGAAGCGAACATCAACGCCGCCACGGATGAAGGAACCATCGAATACGACCCCGAAAAGACATCACTCACGGAAATCTACGCAACGATCGAGGACGCAGGATACAGCGCACAGCGTACTTCGACGTCTATCGGGATCATCGATATGACGTGTTCGAACTGCGCCGAAACGAATGAAGCAGCTCTCAAGAACGTCTCCGGAGTTCTCTCAGCTGAGGTCAACTACGCGACCGACGAGGCGACGGTCGCGTACAACCCAGCAAGCGTTACACACCAGCAGCTATACGATGCAATCGAGAACGCCGGCTATTCTCCCATTCGTGATGCGGATGGCTCCAAACGGCGTGACGCCGCACGAAACAAGGAAATCCGTCGGCAACGACGTCTCACGCTGTTCGGAGCAGCGCTCTCCCTTCCGTTGATCGCGTTCCTCGTCGAACGATTCCTGCTCGGTGGGGGCATACTCCCCGAGACGGTTCTTGGAGTCGAGTTTGGCTGGGTTGAATTCCTGCTCGCAACCCCGATACAGGTCGTCCTCGGCTGGTCGTTCTACACGAACTCCTACAACGCGCTCGTCAAGAACAGGACCGCAAATATGGACGTGCTGATCGCGCTCGGCTCCTCGACCGCGTATCTCTACTCGGTTGCGGTTCTGTTGGGGCTGATCGCGGGAAGTCTCTACTTCGATACAGCCGCGCTGATCCTCGTGTTCATCACGCTTGGTAACTATCTCGAAGCCCGCGCGAAGGGGCAAGCTGGCAAGGCGCTCCAGCAGCTCCTCGAAATGGAAGCCGATACTGCAACCATCATCAGCGAGGACGGCTCAGAACAGGAGATTCCACTCGATGCGGTCGAAGTTGGCGATCACATGAAGATCCGACCAGGGGGAAAGATCCCGACAGACGGCATCGTGGTTGACGGACAAAGCGCGGTCGACGAGTCGATGATCACGGGAGAGAGTGTCCCGGTCGAGAAATCTGAGGGAGACGATGTCGTCGGTTCGACCATCAATGAGAACGGTCTGCTCGTCGTCAGAGCGACGAAAGTCGGTGCCGACACAGCGCTCCAACAAATCGTTCAGACAGTGAAAGCAGCACAAAGTCGCCAACCTGACATTCAGAACCTCGCTGACCGCATCTCGGCGTATTTTGTCCCGATCGTGATTGTGAACGCACTGCTGTGGGGTGGTGTGTGGTACGCATTCCCCGCAACACTCGCTAGCATCGTCTCCGCACTGCCGTTGTGGGGACTCGTCGCGGGCGGACCGGTAGCAGCGGGAGGAACCGTCTCCGTCTTCGAGTTCGCGCTAGTGGTTTTCGCCTCAGCTGTCCTGATCGCGTGTCCGTGTGCGCTTGGCCTCGCAACACCCGCGGCAACGATGGTCGGAACGTCGATTGGAGCGCAAAACGGTGTCCTCTTCAAAGGTGGTGACATCCTCGAACGGGCAAAAGACATCGATACAGTGGTGTTCGATAAGACGGGGACGCTGACTGAAGGCGAAATGAAGCTCACTGACGTGGTAGCCTTCGATCCAACCCGAGATGGTGAGACGCCAGTGACTGACGGCGGCGCGCAGATGTTCAAAGAGCCGGTGAATTTCGAGGATCGTGTCATCCGAGTGGCTGCAAGCGCTGAGAGTGGATCGGAACATCCGCTCGCGCAGGCAATCGTCGAGGGAGCTAACGAGCGTGGTCTCGATATCGAATCTCCGAACAATTTCGAGAACGTGCCGGGGCACGGCGTTCGAGCGGCGCTCAGTGCCGGTCAGGCGCTCGTTGGCAACCGCAAGCTCATGCGCGAGAACGATGTTGATCCCTCGCCCGTCGAAGAGGATCTCGAGCGACTCGAAAGCGAGGGAAAGACGGCAATGCTCGTTGCACTCAACGGTGAGCTCATTGGAATCGTGGCCAACGCAGATACAGTGAAAGAGAGCGCAGAAGAGGCTGTAACCGCGCTCATAGAGCGCGGTATCGAGATTCGCATGATCACTGGCGACAACGAGCGTACCGCGCGGGCGGTTGCCGAGGAAGTCGGAATTGATCCCGAGAACGTTCGCGCATCAGTCCTCCCGGAAGAAAAGGCCACCGTCGTCGATGAGATTCAATCGCAGGAAAAGAGAGCGATGATGGTTGGTGATGGCGTCAACGATGCGCCTGCGCTGGCGACGGCCTTCGTCGGGACAGCGATCGGCTCGGGAACCGACGTCGCTATCGAAACGGCAGACATCACCTTGATGCGCGACGATCCACTCGATGTCGTGAAAGCCATCCGTATCTCAGATGGTACGCTCCAGAAGATCACACAGAACCTCTTTTGGGCACTCGGGTACAACACGGCGATGATCCCACTCGCGTCGTTGGGGCTCCTGCAACCGGTACTTGCCGCGGGTGCGATGGCATTTTCGTCGGTCTCGGTGCTGGCAAATAGCCTGCTATTCAGACGCTACTCTCCGGAGCACGACTACGAGCTACTCGGGAGACTTCGATAA
- a CDS encoding DUF6653 family protein, which translates to MNEEKTGTLDMETVWARHSNPKSGWSRLFAGFVIVAALYHRKWRMVGLTVLFMIVNPVVFREPTEKSDDWMYNVVRAEERWTNDGNRLVGRGYPQILNTLSIPTMLCGLYFAYKQKPVLTGVFTLASMGLNQWCMKEIIDHYEELDSQ; encoded by the coding sequence ATGAACGAAGAAAAGACTGGAACACTCGATATGGAGACTGTGTGGGCTCGCCACTCCAATCCAAAAAGTGGCTGGAGTCGATTGTTCGCTGGGTTTGTGATCGTTGCTGCCCTCTATCACCGTAAGTGGCGGATGGTTGGACTAACCGTTCTGTTCATGATAGTCAATCCGGTGGTGTTTCGAGAGCCGACTGAGAAATCAGATGATTGGATGTACAACGTCGTACGGGCAGAAGAACGCTGGACGAACGACGGAAACCGGCTCGTAGGACGTGGCTATCCTCAGATTCTCAACACTCTGAGTATCCCTACCATGCTATGCGGCCTCTATTTTGCGTATAAGCAGAAACCGGTCTTAACAGGGGTTTTCACTCTCGCTTCGATGGGACTCAATCAGTGGTGCATGAAGGAAATCATCGATCACTACGAGGAACTCGATTCGCAGTGA
- a CDS encoding enoyl-CoA hydratase/isomerase family protein, which yields MSEDAVVLDIEDGIATITLNRPDTRNALSEEVSTGIVDAIRTIEESNARVVVITGSGGSFCAGGDINAMAELMSGSAELYEAVRRIHQKTSRAIQRVYECHLPTVAKIDGAAFGAGANLAIACDIQLGSADAKIGFGFQQVGLAIDTGTSYLLPRVVGINTAKELVFTGELLTGDRAEEIGLINHVYEENFEEHAADFVEQLAQGPTIALETSKRALNQGLEQSLDQALTREAAHQAAVFETKDHREGAMAFMEKRDPEFTGE from the coding sequence ATGAGCGAGGATGCAGTAGTGCTCGACATCGAGGACGGAATCGCAACCATCACGCTGAACCGTCCCGACACGAGAAACGCACTGAGCGAAGAGGTATCGACCGGTATCGTCGACGCGATACGAACGATTGAGGAGAGCAATGCCCGCGTCGTCGTTATAACGGGAAGCGGCGGCTCGTTCTGCGCTGGAGGAGACATCAATGCAATGGCAGAGCTGATGAGCGGCTCCGCCGAACTGTATGAGGCTGTTCGGCGCATTCATCAGAAGACGAGTCGCGCTATCCAACGCGTCTACGAGTGCCATCTCCCGACGGTTGCGAAAATCGATGGCGCTGCGTTCGGTGCTGGAGCGAATCTCGCAATCGCGTGCGACATTCAACTCGGTAGTGCAGACGCGAAGATCGGATTTGGCTTCCAGCAGGTTGGACTCGCGATTGATACCGGCACGTCGTATCTCCTTCCCCGAGTCGTCGGGATAAACACCGCGAAAGAGCTCGTGTTTACGGGTGAACTCCTTACGGGTGATCGCGCAGAAGAGATCGGACTCATCAATCACGTTTACGAAGAGAACTTCGAAGAACACGCCGCCGACTTTGTCGAACAACTCGCGCAGGGACCGACCATCGCGCTCGAAACCTCAAAGCGCGCGCTCAATCAGGGACTTGAACAGTCGCTCGATCAAGCGCTGACCCGCGAAGCTGCTCATCAGGCCGCTGTCTTCGAAACCAAGGACCACCGTGAAGGCGCAATGGCGTTCATGGAAAAGCGCGATCCCGAGTTTACCGGCGAATAG
- a CDS encoding NAD(P)-dependent oxidoreductase, producing MVSKPDLSGRTAFITGTTRGIGKRIALGLAEAGCNIVSTGKTVEEDGDLSGTIHQTAQECEDNGVESHAIQLNLRDEDTVSAAVEEAIDVFGEIDIVINNASAIQLSPVENMPANRFDLMTDVNVRGTYLTSRAFIPHLKEIGGGHILTNAPPVTKDRSPGSAAYGWSKLGMTFVTLSLAGELKSDGIAANAFWPVTAIDTRATRYFGMGTEDDWRSPDIVSDAVLEILRRDPEQFTGNTVYDEDILREAGVEDFSQYNITDGDPAPMSAQMFDPDYERSDFSQ from the coding sequence ATGGTGTCCAAGCCCGATTTGAGCGGTCGAACCGCATTCATCACAGGAACGACGAGAGGGATCGGCAAACGAATCGCACTCGGTCTCGCAGAAGCCGGTTGTAATATCGTTTCGACTGGGAAGACGGTCGAAGAGGACGGAGATCTCTCGGGAACCATCCATCAGACTGCCCAAGAGTGTGAAGACAACGGAGTTGAGTCACACGCCATTCAGCTAAACCTCCGGGATGAAGATACCGTTTCGGCCGCTGTAGAGGAGGCAATCGACGTCTTCGGTGAGATTGACATTGTCATCAACAACGCGAGCGCCATTCAGCTGTCTCCTGTCGAAAACATGCCCGCGAACCGATTCGATCTGATGACAGATGTCAATGTTCGTGGGACGTATCTCACTTCCCGAGCGTTCATTCCGCATCTGAAGGAGATCGGTGGCGGCCACATTCTGACGAACGCACCACCGGTAACAAAAGACAGATCACCTGGAAGCGCCGCGTATGGGTGGTCGAAACTCGGGATGACGTTCGTTACGCTATCGCTCGCTGGCGAACTCAAATCCGATGGGATTGCAGCCAATGCGTTCTGGCCAGTGACCGCAATCGATACGCGCGCAACGCGATACTTCGGAATGGGAACTGAAGACGACTGGCGCTCGCCCGATATCGTGTCTGATGCGGTGCTCGAGATCCTCCGCCGCGATCCGGAACAGTTCACTGGCAACACCGTCTACGACGAGGATATCCTCCGTGAAGCCGGTGTCGAGGACTTTTCGCAGTATAACATCACAGACGGCGACCCGGCACCGATGTCAGCACAGATGTTCGATCCCGACTACGAACGATCCGATTTCTCACAGTAG
- a CDS encoding IclR family transcriptional regulator, whose protein sequence is MTQSKPSIQSTETCFAIIEQIQSNGSAGISELARNVNLSKSAVYKHVQTLLRLGYLVRQGDDYYLSLRFLLLGRQAYDRLPLEVLKSVVTQLAETTGNTTHFVARENDHAVYALQITPDGDDSVERSEGKVAPIHATAGGKAIFAFLDAEEQDRIIEKTGLPTFTDKTITDRSELKAELQSVRDTRIVFDREEFVEGIQSVASPVLDSGGSPIGSVSVTGTVQYMSGKRLEEDVVGLVISAAKSIEKEIRTA, encoded by the coding sequence ATGACACAAAGCAAACCCTCGATACAGTCGACCGAGACGTGTTTTGCGATTATTGAGCAGATTCAGTCCAACGGCAGTGCTGGCATCAGCGAACTCGCCCGGAACGTCAATCTCTCGAAGAGTGCCGTCTATAAGCACGTTCAGACGCTCTTGCGGCTTGGATATCTCGTCCGGCAGGGTGATGACTACTATCTCAGTCTTCGATTTTTGCTACTTGGAAGACAAGCTTACGACAGACTTCCGCTTGAGGTCTTAAAAAGTGTCGTAACCCAACTTGCAGAAACCACGGGAAACACAACACATTTCGTAGCCCGAGAGAACGACCACGCGGTCTATGCGCTTCAAATCACGCCAGACGGAGATGATTCTGTAGAACGATCTGAGGGAAAAGTCGCGCCGATTCACGCAACTGCTGGGGGTAAGGCAATCTTCGCTTTTCTCGATGCCGAAGAACAAGACCGTATTATCGAGAAGACCGGTCTGCCAACGTTCACGGATAAGACGATCACCGATCGCTCAGAACTCAAAGCGGAACTGCAGTCGGTACGTGATACGCGAATCGTATTCGACCGTGAAGAGTTCGTTGAGGGTATCCAGAGTGTCGCGTCACCGGTTCTTGATAGCGGTGGGTCTCCGATAGGATCGGTGAGTGTGACCGGTACTGTTCAGTATATGTCCGGCAAGCGCCTAGAAGAGGATGTCGTTGGGCTGGTGATCTCCGCTGCAAAGAGCATTGAAAAGGAAATCAGAACGGCATAA
- a CDS encoding permease, with protein MQSTLVNGVLESLRIGVGFLWTAAWAIIMGLIITSFVQVYVSKDRMARVLGDENLSGLTKATLFGAASSGCSFGAVAIGKGLFKKGAHVVNVLAFMFASTNLIVELGLMILILLGWEFLVAELLGGLILIAVMALIVHLTLPENLFEEVREELNQSEDDRGITEDPTCGMEGSDEYSLVTDGGETLKFCSAGCLETYQQAVASSGNWKDELLSWGGWYKLGNQYRKEWSMIWSDIIAGFLIAGFVIVFVPQRVWNALFLRGTGVLVTAENAIMGVTIAVISFVGSIGNVPFAVALWSGGIGFAGVIAFVYGDLITIPVLNVYRKYYGWRVMLYILCVFFVTMAFVGFLMEQLFAMLGIIPNLAGGQTATEQTYFELNYTFYLNVIAFAVSGFLYYVYRRGLGAPGQYRDPICGMRTDDDSLSVTYGGETYYFCSSTCKQVFEDDPAEFVRGS; from the coding sequence ATGCAATCCACGCTCGTCAACGGCGTTCTCGAATCGTTACGGATCGGCGTCGGGTTCCTGTGGACTGCCGCATGGGCGATTATTATGGGACTCATCATTACGAGTTTCGTTCAGGTCTACGTCTCGAAAGATCGAATGGCGCGGGTACTCGGAGACGAGAATCTCAGTGGACTCACGAAGGCAACGCTGTTCGGTGCCGCGAGTAGTGGCTGTAGCTTCGGTGCTGTTGCAATCGGTAAAGGACTATTCAAGAAGGGCGCACACGTGGTGAACGTCCTCGCGTTTATGTTTGCCTCGACGAATCTCATCGTCGAACTCGGGTTGATGATACTGATTCTTTTAGGGTGGGAGTTTCTCGTGGCTGAACTTCTCGGTGGCCTCATCCTCATCGCGGTGATGGCGCTGATCGTTCACCTAACACTTCCCGAAAACCTCTTCGAGGAGGTTCGTGAAGAACTCAATCAGAGCGAAGACGATCGAGGCATCACAGAAGATCCAACCTGTGGCATGGAGGGCTCCGATGAGTATTCTCTCGTGACCGACGGCGGTGAGACGCTGAAGTTCTGTTCTGCAGGGTGTCTCGAAACGTACCAGCAGGCGGTCGCCAGCAGCGGTAACTGGAAAGACGAACTGTTGTCCTGGGGTGGATGGTACAAACTTGGCAATCAGTATCGCAAGGAATGGTCGATGATTTGGAGTGATATCATCGCGGGCTTTCTCATCGCTGGATTCGTCATCGTGTTCGTGCCCCAACGGGTCTGGAACGCGCTGTTTCTTCGGGGAACGGGCGTCCTCGTGACCGCCGAAAACGCGATCATGGGTGTGACGATTGCTGTCATCAGCTTTGTCGGCAGCATTGGGAACGTCCCGTTCGCTGTTGCTCTCTGGAGCGGTGGGATCGGCTTTGCGGGCGTCATTGCATTCGTCTATGGTGACCTCATCACGATTCCCGTTTTGAACGTCTATCGCAAGTACTACGGCTGGAGAGTAATGCTCTACATCCTCTGTGTGTTCTTCGTGACGATGGCGTTCGTGGGATTTCTCATGGAGCAACTGTTCGCTATGCTTGGTATCATTCCGAACCTCGCAGGGGGTCAGACAGCAACTGAGCAGACGTATTTCGAACTCAACTATACGTTCTATCTCAACGTGATCGCGTTCGCCGTTTCTGGCTTTCTCTACTACGTCTACCGGCGTGGGCTCGGTGCGCCAGGTCAGTACCGTGACCCTATCTGTGGGATGCGGACGGACGACGATAGCCTCAGTGTCACCTACGGTGGTGAAACGTACTATTTCTGTTCGAGTACCTGCAAGCAGGTGTTCGAGGACGATCCCGCCGAGTTTGTACGCGGCTCGTGA